From the Synergistetes bacterium HGW-Synergistetes-1 genome, the window CGTCTGCGTCCCTGTACTCCTTTTTTTCCTGCTGTATACCCGGGTAAAAAATAATTTCAGCTCCCCTGTCTATCAGTTCCTGCAGGTGGCGGTGGACCAGCTTGGCAGGAAAACAAAGTGTCTGGGATGGAATAGTGTCAATCGCAAGCGACCCGTCAGGGCGCTCGGAAGAGAGTTCTACCCTGAAGCCCAGATTGGTAAAAAGGGTGAACCAGAAAGGGTAATTCTCATACATGTTAAGTACCCTTGGGATGCTGACGGTACCCCTTGGAGCATGCCCTTCCTCTATCGGCACATAATAATCAAAGAGCCGTTTATACTTTTCGCTGTAAAGATTAGGAGGAAGATCAGGCCTTGCCTGTCCTGCGTTCTCCCCTTTCGAGCACATGTTGCCAGTTACATGACTGCGCTCTCCGCTGAAGGTGGTCACGGTCAGAAGACAATTGTTCCCGCAGCCTGAGCAGCGCCTTGTCTCCGACTTCGAATCGAAGGATAGAAGGGCCTCTCTTGAAATTATCGAGCTTTTCGCGCCGCTTTCACGGTCTGTTGATACAAGCGCAGCCCCGTATGCACCCATGAACTCTGATATATCGGGCCTCAGCACATTGCGCCCGGTAATTTTCTCGAAAGCCCTCAAAAGGGCATTGTTCTTAAATGTTCCGCCCTGCACCACTATATGTTCGCCGATATCCTCCATCTTTCTGATCTTCAACACTTTATAGAGGGCATTGCGTACAACTGAATAGACGAGGCCTGCTGAAATATCCTCTATCGCTGCTCCCTCTTTTTGCGCCTGCCTCACCCTTGAGTTCATGAAGACCGTGCATCTTGAGCCGAGATCTACCGGAGAGCGGGATCTTTCCGCACTCGCCACGAACTCATCCATTCCCATACCCAGAGATTCGGCAAAATTCTGGAGGAATGAGCCGCATCCGGAAGAACAGGCTTCATTCAGAAATATCTGCCTGATGCTTCCCTTCTCTATCTTCAGGCATTTCATATCCTGTCCGCCGATGTCAATTATAAAATCCACATCCGGGTCGATTTGCTTTGCCGCCCGTGTATGGGCAACAGTCTCTATCTCTCCGATATCTATCCCGAATGCCGACTGGATCAGTTTTTCCCCGTAGCCTGTCACACAGCTGTTCTTTATGAAAAGCCCCTCCGGCATCAGAGAATAGAGATCAAGAATGATCTCCCTGACCGTATTTATCGGCTCACTTCCGCCACGCATCCTGTAATCGGAGAAAAGCAAATTTCCATCACCGTCTGTAAGCACGGCCTTAGTCGTAGTAGATCCCACGTCTATGCCAAGATAGGCAGGTCCTGAAGCCGATCCGATCGGCCTTCTTTCGGCAGAGGCATTGCTGTGCCGCTTCTCAAATTCAATTTTGTCCTCGAGGCCGGAAAAGAGCGGCGGGAGGTCAGAACCGCAAGCCATTTTCAATGGAGAGAAATAGGTCACAGACCTGCGGTCCAGTTCGGAGACCGTAACTTCATCATTCTTTTTTCCAAGCAATGCAGCGCCAAGGGCAACAAAGAGGTGAGAGTTTTCTGGTGATATGGACTGGATCGGCAATAACCTCAGCGTTTCTGAAAACCTTTTTCTCAGTTCCGGGAGAAAATAGAGAGGGCCTCCAAGGAATGCAACATTCCCTACGATCCTTCTTCCGCAGGCAAGGCCGCTTATAGTCTGATTTACAACAGCCTGGAATATCGAGGCTGCGATGTCGGCTCTTTCCGCCCCCTCTTTCATCAGGGACTGGACATCGGTCTTTGCAAAGACACCGCAGCGCGACGCAATCGGGTAGACCATCCTGGATCTCGCCGCAAGCTCGTTCAGCCCGGCGGGGTCCGTTCCCATAAGGAGGGCCATGTGGTCAAGAAAAGCGCCTGTTCCGCCTGCACAGGTTTCGTTCATCCTCTGGTCGGCTCCGCTTTCGTCAAAGTATGTAAGTTTGGCATCTTCTCCGCCAAGCTCTATGCAGACATTAGCCTGAGGGATAAACCTGTTCACTGATGCAGAACAGGCAATAAGTTCCTGAGTAAAAGGAAGTCTCATCTCCTCCGCGATCCCCATGCCTCCGGAACCAGCTATCTCCAGTGTTATCCTTGAATTTTTAAAACCATGCCTTATTTCGTTAAAAATTTCACAGACGGTTGTCCGGACATCTGAAAAATGCCGACAGTACCTGCTGTGGACGAGTCTGTCTCTTTCGTCCAATAGTACAGCTTTTGCCGTAGTTGAACCTATATCGAGCCCCATGTGCAAATGCGGCATCAGTTGCTTCCCCCTAACTTTCCTGTCAGAACAAGAGCTGTGCAAGACAGCCCTGACGTTTGAAACTTATCTGAAGTTTTGAAAGTTTAAAAAGGAGAAGTCGGTCTAAATCAGAAGAACAAGATCCAAAACAGGCAGGAAAAGGTGTTCCCTTTCCGCTGTAAGGTTGCCTTTATCAAGAATGTTGGGTAAGGAACGAAATGAGGAATAATCTAACAGATCTTTTTTTAATGTATAAAAGGACTGATTAGCGTTTAAAAGTGAATTCAGCGACCTGTAAAGCCTGGAAAGTGTCTGTCTGTGTGTCGGGTTTACTGCGGCAGAAGATGTTTCGATACTGTTCATCATAATCTTTGCGGAGCTCGGACCAAGGCTGTACCGGATATTGTGTCCGGACAAAACAACAACAGCCGTCTGGAAAATGATCAGAGACGTCAGAAGGATATATGCGTACTTTTTCATAATATTACTGAATCTATACAAACAATACCATCTCCGTTTGCGAAGATTATCACATCTCTGAAATAAATTCCATACCTAATTTTCAGTCAGTAAAATAAGACATGTGATTAAAGCTGATATAAAGATATAATTATGTAAAGGTAAAGTTATTCACCCAAATAGCATGTAATGATCAAACAATCACAAGGAGTGAGATAAATGGTCAGATACATCAAAAACATACCTGTGGAAGAAATTTTTACACTTGCAGATCAGGTGGAATACCTCCCCGGTCAGGTAGTCAGCAGGACTATTTCACAAAACGATGCCCAGAGCCTTACGATATTCGCTTTTGACAAGGGAGAGGAAATAAGCTCACATTCATCCCACGGAGACGCAATGATTACAGCCCTTGACGGAGAGGGCAGGGTAACAATAGACGGAAAGCCATTCGTGCTGCACAAGGGAGAGAGCGTTCTTATGCCCGCAGGCAAACCGCATGCTGTTTTCGCACTTGAAAAATTCAAAATGTTCCTAGTGGTGGTTTTCCCGCTCCCAATAACTCAAAATAAGTGAGAGGTGACCATCTCAGATGAAAATAATCAGGATGCTCTCAGGAGCCTTCACCAACGAGGAACAGATCAGGAATGAAGAGGAGGAAGGCATGAGAGTCCACCCGGCTGCTAAACACGTCATCACCCCATGCGGACATTTGATCTCAAACACTCCGGAAGAGCTTAAGTGCGGCTTTGTCATCGAAGAAAGCTACTTCGAAATGGGCGACCGGATCATCGATAAACATTACCTATTCCTCTATGAAGATGTCGATGAAAAGACTGTCAGGCTCACCTCGTATGATCTGCCGGAAGCTATCAGGACAGAAAATTTCACCGGAAGCAACGATTCGATCAGGTTGGATTTCAGGGATCTTAGGGTCTCTCCAAGGTTTGAGCCGCTGATCCTTGAAAAAAACAATGATGAATACTACGGAGAGAATGTCAGCAGCTTTGGACCCGGAAAGGTATTCCGTTTCAGCCTGAGGGTCTCCGAAAAGGGGTTCGAGGTCAAGGAGCTACTGGAAGCAGACGGCAAAAGATTCGCAGGTTATGATACCCCTGTTGTTTATAAAAGGACTGTGGCTGTAAAGCCACAGTGAGTTTAATGGCTGTGGCTTTTCAAGCCACGGAGAATTTGCGAGAAAAACACTCGCGGTGAATTTACAGCCTTTAGGCTGCGGAGAATTCGCTGAATGAATCCTTCAGCGGTGAATTGGTCCATAATTCATTGAAGATCTGGCCCCTCTTCGTCGTTCCCGAATGCTTAAATCGGGAATCCAGCGGCTTTTATTTTGGTTCTAAAA encodes:
- a CDS encoding cupin domain-containing protein, which produces MVRYIKNIPVEEIFTLADQVEYLPGQVVSRTISQNDAQSLTIFAFDKGEEISSHSSHGDAMITALDGEGRVTIDGKPFVLHKGESVLMPAGKPHAVFALEKFKMFLVVVFPLPITQNK
- a CDS encoding 2-hydroxyglutaryl-CoA dehydratase; protein product: MPHLHMGLDIGSTTAKAVLLDERDRLVHSRYCRHFSDVRTTVCEIFNEIRHGFKNSRITLEIAGSGGMGIAEEMRLPFTQELIACSASVNRFIPQANVCIELGGEDAKLTYFDESGADQRMNETCAGGTGAFLDHMALLMGTDPAGLNELAARSRMVYPIASRCGVFAKTDVQSLMKEGAERADIAASIFQAVVNQTISGLACGRRIVGNVAFLGGPLYFLPELRKRFSETLRLLPIQSISPENSHLFVALGAALLGKKNDEVTVSELDRRSVTYFSPLKMACGSDLPPLFSGLEDKIEFEKRHSNASAERRPIGSASGPAYLGIDVGSTTTKAVLTDGDGNLLFSDYRMRGGSEPINTVREIILDLYSLMPEGLFIKNSCVTGYGEKLIQSAFGIDIGEIETVAHTRAAKQIDPDVDFIIDIGGQDMKCLKIEKGSIRQIFLNEACSSGCGSFLQNFAESLGMGMDEFVASAERSRSPVDLGSRCTVFMNSRVRQAQKEGAAIEDISAGLVYSVVRNALYKVLKIRKMEDIGEHIVVQGGTFKNNALLRAFEKITGRNVLRPDISEFMGAYGAALVSTDRESGAKSSIISREALLSFDSKSETRRCSGCGNNCLLTVTTFSGERSHVTGNMCSKGENAGQARPDLPPNLYSEKYKRLFDYYVPIEEGHAPRGTVSIPRVLNMYENYPFWFTLFTNLGFRVELSSERPDGSLAIDTIPSQTLCFPAKLVHRHLQELIDRGAEIIFYPGIQQEKKEYRDADDSFNCPVVAGYPDVAGLNVDGLSSGKVSYIHSFFPIDSPGKMAGHIVKEFRCQGVTHDEAAKALKKAYKAQEEFKKDIGAMGERAVRYVKEKGIVGIVLAGHPYHLDPEVNHGIPELINGYNVAVLTEDSVAGRSIGAEAGKGLKVIDQWVYHSRLYRTAYVVANDPDFSRIEMVQLNSFGCGLDAISADQAAKILENEGRLHTLLKIDESKNNGSVRIRIRSLLAAVKAKDDVSEEADKVVVPNTTHVRCPSGKRTILCPPLSQYHFQFLESIMRAEGHDFRVLAEGGRESVELGLNYVNNDACYPAMIVVGQFLNALKSGQYDPQKTDCFYAQTGGSCRASNYVPLLRRALDDAGFEEVRVLAVNSQGKNSVSFHLPTRVIFRTAKAMVYGDLLMRLLLRTRPYELRPGEATKVYNAWSSKYKHAIANGRGPGFSSIVSETVSDFNGIQVSEIEKPKVGIVGEILVKYHSGANERLVDLIESSGGEAVLTDMASFLLYCLFDPVYRYRSLSGSFCSAVKGRAAIAAIEIIRRPVRDALRGTRFGCLHDIYAMADTASSVVSCANQAGEGWLLTAEMISLIESGVKKIICVQPFACLPNHITGKGVIKELRRRYSGTSLLALDYDSGTSSVNQMNRIRLLMS